From one Bacteroidota bacterium genomic stretch:
- a CDS encoding nucleoside-diphosphate kinase, with protein sequence MTTNRTFTMIKPDGIENGYAGAILDHILKAGFKIIAMKYTRLSPETAGQFYAIHKERPFYKDLVSYMSSGPIVAVILEKENAVEDFRTIIGATDPTKAADGTIRKLYAKSIEANAVHGSDSNENAAIEGNFFFSMLERF encoded by the coding sequence ATGACAACAAATCGAACATTTACAATGATCAAGCCCGATGGTATTGAAAACGGATACGCCGGGGCTATTCTTGATCATATTCTGAAAGCAGGATTCAAAATTATAGCCATGAAATACACCCGGTTAAGTCCTGAGACTGCGGGTCAGTTTTATGCTATTCACAAGGAAAGACCTTTTTACAAGGATCTGGTTTCCTATATGTCTTCCGGTCCCATCGTGGCCGTCATTCTTGAAAAGGAGAATGCAGTGGAAGATTTCCGGACAATCATTGGAGCCACGGATCCGACCAAGGCTGCGGATGGTACCATCCGTAAATTATATGCTAAATCCATTGAAGCAAATGCGGTACACGGATCTGATAGCAACGAAAACGCTGCAATTGAAGGGAATTTCTTCTTTTCGATGCTCGAGCGATTTTAA
- a CDS encoding DUF721 domain-containing protein encodes MRPTNENSIGNVITEMLKKYRLEDGLWSAKIEQAWANCLSEYIVQRTTSLVFRNGHLQVYVSSSVIRKELLMMKADILNQLNEELGSDIIQEISVL; translated from the coding sequence ATGAGGCCAACTAATGAAAATTCAATCGGAAATGTGATCACCGAAATGCTTAAAAAGTATAGGTTGGAGGATGGACTTTGGTCTGCAAAAATTGAACAAGCCTGGGCCAATTGTCTATCGGAATATATTGTTCAAAGAACGACATCGCTGGTCTTCAGAAATGGCCATCTTCAGGTTTATGTGAGTTCCTCTGTCATTCGTAAAGAATTGCTGATGATGAAGGCTGATATCCTCAATCAGTTAAATGAAGAATTAGGATCGGACATAATTCAGGAAATAAGTGTTTTATAA
- a CDS encoding SAM-dependent chlorinase/fluorinase has product MGLITFTTDWGNRDYHIGAMKGMLLTQLPEVKLIDLSHQVARHNIQQAAYIFGNAYPHFPPGTLHFIGVHGHNKYLPELLAIKKEGHIFIGVNDGFFSLVFEDAPIDMVKIRTDNSNSELFDLPKIVGSMLHLLSGKNLYELGDRPSHYVQRSAFLPAIDDELIHGVVIYIDDYGNVVTNITKTLFNEQRKGRKFEVVTRKNQHALDEISANYHSVEQGSAVAIFNDAGKLEIAINGENASKLMNLKLNDNIRIEFK; this is encoded by the coding sequence ATGGGGTTAATAACTTTTACAACTGACTGGGGCAACCGTGATTATCACATTGGTGCTATGAAAGGTATGCTTTTAACTCAACTTCCTGAAGTCAAACTTATTGACCTTTCACATCAGGTGGCGCGTCACAATATTCAGCAGGCTGCCTATATCTTCGGAAACGCTTATCCGCACTTCCCTCCCGGAACACTCCATTTTATCGGTGTCCATGGACATAATAAGTATTTACCGGAACTATTGGCGATCAAAAAGGAAGGGCATATTTTTATTGGTGTAAACGATGGATTCTTTTCATTGGTTTTTGAAGATGCACCGATTGATATGGTAAAGATCAGAACCGACAACAGTAATAGTGAACTTTTCGATCTGCCAAAAATCGTAGGGAGCATGCTTCATTTACTCTCCGGAAAAAATCTTTATGAATTAGGAGATCGACCCTCGCATTATGTGCAGCGATCTGCATTTTTACCCGCAATTGACGATGAATTAATTCATGGTGTAGTCATTTATATAGATGATTATGGCAATGTAGTCACCAATATCACTAAAACGTTATTTAACGAACAAAGAAAGGGACGTAAATTTGAAGTAGTGACCCGTAAAAATCAACATGCCTTAGATGAGATTAGTGCCAACTATCACTCTGTGGAGCAGGGATCAGCTGTCGCCATTTTTAATGATGCCGGAAAACTAGAAATAGCGATAAATGGAGAAAATGCTTCTAAACTGATGAATTTGAAACTAAATGATAATATCAGAATAGAATTTAAATGA
- a CDS encoding antibiotic biosynthesis monooxygenase, which yields MITRIVRLTIQKDKANDFRSLFESTYNAIRSFKGCTHLELFTDINQPNIFITFSKWESEQDLDNYRVSELFIRTWGIVKVMFQDAPIAFSMREEYPKS from the coding sequence ATGATCACAAGAATTGTAAGGTTAACTATTCAGAAAGATAAAGCAAATGACTTTCGCTCACTTTTTGAGAGTACTTATAATGCCATCCGCTCATTTAAAGGTTGTACACATCTTGAACTTTTTACTGACATCAACCAGCCTAATATTTTTATAACTTTCAGTAAATGGGAATCGGAGCAGGATTTGGATAATTACAGGGTTTCGGAACTATTTATTAGAACCTGGGGAATCGTAAAAGTAATGTTTCAGGATGCACCCATTGCTTTTTCAATGAGAGAAGAATACCCTAAATCCTAA
- a CDS encoding alkane 1-monooxygenase, which yields MNHWKWMKYLLAFLAPAGVLAGMVMGGWVPFIPLGFAFVLIPFLELIINPDPRNADEAEAELRSKAPVYDFLLYLLLPVQYLILYLFLDGIANDNLVVIIGKTLSMGLLCGIVGINLGHELGHRSGHKDLVFAKLFLLSSLYMHFYIEHNRGHHKRVGTHLDPASARFGESIYFFWIRSISGSYLSAWKLEYDRLKSKGHTPFSIRNEMVQIHGIELLFLALILFLFGLKSLILFMTASLLGILLLESVNYIEHYGLGRRIREDGSFVKTLHCHSWNSDHVLSRILLFELSRHSDHHYKASKKYQVLNHHDESPQMPTGYAGMIILALIPPLWYRVMHPILNHEQQRFPDLVKAM from the coding sequence ATGAATCACTGGAAATGGATGAAGTACCTGCTGGCTTTTTTGGCTCCGGCCGGAGTGTTAGCAGGAATGGTGATGGGAGGATGGGTACCATTTATTCCCCTTGGATTTGCCTTTGTATTGATTCCTTTTCTTGAATTGATAATTAATCCGGATCCGCGGAACGCAGATGAAGCAGAGGCGGAACTGAGGAGTAAAGCACCCGTTTATGATTTTCTTTTATATCTCTTACTTCCCGTTCAATACCTTATTTTATATCTTTTTTTAGATGGAATTGCTAATGACAATCTTGTTGTTATTATTGGTAAAACGCTGTCAATGGGCCTTTTGTGTGGTATTGTCGGTATCAATCTGGGTCATGAATTAGGTCATCGATCCGGGCACAAGGATCTTGTTTTTGCTAAATTATTTTTACTAAGTTCCTTGTACATGCATTTTTACATTGAGCATAATCGCGGACATCATAAAAGAGTTGGTACCCACCTCGATCCGGCTAGCGCGAGGTTTGGAGAAAGTATATATTTCTTTTGGATCAGAAGTATTTCAGGAAGTTATCTTTCTGCCTGGAAGCTTGAATATGATCGGCTAAAAAGTAAAGGCCATACCCCCTTTTCAATCCGGAATGAAATGGTGCAAATTCATGGTATAGAGCTGTTATTTCTGGCTCTGATTCTTTTCCTTTTTGGACTGAAAAGTCTGATTCTTTTTATGACCGCATCTTTATTGGGAATTCTATTGCTGGAATCCGTCAATTATATCGAGCATTACGGCCTCGGGAGGAGAATCCGTGAAGATGGATCCTTCGTGAAAACCTTGCATTGCCATTCATGGAACTCTGATCACGTGCTAAGCAGAATTTTGCTTTTCGAATTATCAAGGCATAGTGACCATCATTACAAGGCGAGTAAGAAGTATCAGGTGTTGAATCATCATGACGAAAGTCCACAAATGCCCACAGGCTATGCGGGGATGATTATACTAGCTTTGATTCCACCTCTTTGGTACAGGGTAATGCACCCTATATTAAACCACGAGCAGCAGCGTTTTCCGGACCTTGTAAAAGCAATGTAG
- a CDS encoding cytochrome c oxidase subunit 3 has protein sequence MSQGKTGKETNATSLLIFKERTSPYRTFMFYALVGSSILFMSMVIMFMVWITHNEPIQNFHFPKTFILGTLLLLFSSYTTTLSQHYYKEDSGKYLLLSLSSTLVFSLGFVLCQVLGWKSLFDQGFYLNGDAGIAFVYVITGLHFIHVSLGMIYLFYLNLKVFDLLNDPVRSLLYFSNQFEGIRLDLFATYWHFIDGLWLFLFLTFLFIL, from the coding sequence ATGAGTCAGGGGAAAACCGGCAAGGAAACGAACGCTACATCGTTACTTATCTTTAAAGAAAGAACAAGTCCATACCGGACATTTATGTTCTATGCGCTCGTTGGTTCAAGTATTTTGTTCATGTCGATGGTGATCATGTTCATGGTTTGGATTACGCACAATGAACCTATTCAAAATTTTCATTTTCCCAAGACTTTTATTTTAGGTACACTTCTTTTATTATTTAGCAGCTACACCACCACTTTATCACAACATTACTATAAGGAAGACAGTGGAAAATATTTACTGCTATCACTCAGTTCTACATTGGTATTTTCCCTCGGTTTTGTACTCTGCCAGGTATTGGGATGGAAGAGTTTATTTGATCAGGGATTTTATTTGAACGGCGATGCCGGAATTGCATTTGTATATGTCATTACTGGCTTACATTTCATTCATGTAAGTCTGGGTATGATTTATCTTTTCTACCTTAATTTAAAAGTATTTGATCTTTTAAATGATCCTGTTAGATCCCTGTTGTATTTTTCAAATCAATTTGAAGGAATACGTCTGGATTTATTTGCTACTTACTGGCATTTTATTGATGGGTTGTGGTTATTTTTATTTCTTACCTTTTTATTTATTTTGTAA
- a CDS encoding Smr/MutS family protein: MKKEGFREGDFVSFLNEKQEGIVKEILDGGNLIVDIEDGFPIEVTAGEIVLVKRKTEAKGEQKNKETEKNLSESPELKFASFPELLPIKNELYLLIVPTENQVSSGPVRLYLINATEHDFVFTIHSRKHNKSSGFNYGTIPSGQCNYLSEIKRDQLFEKGEFVFDALIFQSHPHNSTSRIHKTIEITLPDISQTFPKLPAPLCFAKTVHLFSSLEQDPLNDDDIFEKLKSEYAQPVKQKTSVSNEKQKNRNQDFTAQFGLTPSKFEVDLHIEELTDQVEKLNNSTMLEIQLGHFRKELDLAMLRHAKSIVFIHGIGNGKLKAEIRRELTSSGIRFADGAYNRYGAGATEVFL; the protein is encoded by the coding sequence ATGAAAAAGGAAGGATTCAGGGAAGGAGATTTTGTCAGCTTTTTAAATGAAAAACAGGAAGGCATCGTTAAAGAAATACTTGACGGAGGGAACCTCATTGTAGATATTGAAGATGGATTTCCTATCGAAGTTACCGCCGGTGAAATCGTTCTGGTAAAAAGAAAAACAGAAGCGAAAGGAGAGCAAAAAAACAAAGAAACAGAAAAGAATCTTTCGGAATCCCCGGAGCTAAAATTTGCCTCCTTTCCGGAATTGTTACCCATCAAAAACGAACTTTATTTACTCATCGTGCCAACGGAAAATCAAGTGAGTTCGGGCCCTGTACGGTTATACCTGATAAATGCAACGGAGCACGATTTTGTTTTTACAATACATAGCAGAAAACACAATAAATCTTCCGGGTTTAATTATGGGACCATTCCATCCGGACAATGTAATTACTTATCGGAGATCAAAAGAGATCAGTTGTTTGAAAAAGGAGAATTTGTTTTTGACGCTTTGATCTTTCAATCCCATCCACATAACAGCACCTCCAGAATACACAAAACTATTGAAATCACCTTGCCTGATATTTCTCAAACTTTTCCGAAGCTCCCTGCTCCCCTATGCTTTGCCAAAACAGTACACTTATTCAGCAGTTTAGAGCAAGACCCTTTAAACGACGATGATATCTTTGAAAAATTAAAATCTGAATACGCTCAACCTGTGAAGCAAAAAACTTCTGTTTCAAATGAAAAACAGAAAAACAGGAATCAGGATTTTACAGCGCAATTTGGTTTAACACCTTCTAAATTTGAGGTAGATTTACATATCGAAGAATTGACGGATCAGGTGGAAAAGTTAAACAATTCGACTATGTTAGAAATACAGCTGGGACATTTCAGAAAGGAACTTGACCTGGCCATGTTGCGACATGCAAAATCTATTGTCTTTATTCATGGCATTGGCAACGGGAAATTAAAAGCAGAAATAAGAAGAGAGCTCACCTCTTCCGGAATACGTTTCGCTGATGGCGCTTATAATCGGTACGGGGCGGGAGCTACGGAGGTATTCCTGTAG
- a CDS encoding DUF2892 domain-containing protein has product MKTNLGMTDRVIRMFLGISVSMVFIYHGSIWALLGLIPFVTGIIGTCPIYNILGIDTVEADHS; this is encoded by the coding sequence ATGAAAACTAACTTAGGAATGACAGACCGTGTGATCAGAATGTTCCTTGGAATTTCTGTTTCCATGGTATTTATCTATCATGGTAGTATTTGGGCACTTCTTGGATTAATTCCATTTGTAACCGGTATCATCGGCACCTGCCCCATATACAATATTTTAGGAATTGACACTGTTGAAGCAGACCATTCCTAA
- a CDS encoding PAS domain S-box protein, whose translation MKQLQKLELIDTLFNHSAEGIIVVDILGNIRLANTAVARMLNYTTSELATLNVDDLVPDMVRSKHQQHRDNFHKHSHSRSMGVGIDLFAKKKGGDLLPVEISLSPMEVNGERFIMSFIIDITLRKQIELSVQDKQKELERVAAALIATNEELEKKVSDRTKVLQEAIRELEKSRNKLSDALEKEKELNDLKSRFISMASHEFRTPLTTILSSASLISEYNTTESLDKRVKHINRIKSAVNNLNDILSDFLSISKLEEGKVHAEYRNFNLTDLVNEVVLDMQINARSGQKIQYEHKGETTVYLDSKLIKNILINLINNAIKFTGENKNIYIRTRCDAYTISFEIQDEGIGISEDDQKHLFERFYRGKNAFNIQGTGLGLHIVGNYVDLMKGHIILNSLLNKGTTIKITFPNQKH comes from the coding sequence ATGAAACAGCTACAGAAACTAGAGTTAATAGACACTTTATTCAATCATTCAGCAGAAGGAATTATCGTCGTTGACATACTGGGAAATATCCGTTTGGCAAATACGGCTGTAGCCAGGATGTTGAATTATACAACCTCAGAATTGGCGACTCTCAATGTGGATGATTTGGTCCCTGACATGGTCCGTTCAAAGCATCAACAGCATAGAGATAACTTTCACAAGCACTCTCATTCCCGTTCAATGGGAGTGGGAATTGATTTATTTGCTAAGAAAAAAGGCGGAGACCTGCTTCCTGTTGAAATCAGTCTTAGTCCGATGGAGGTAAATGGTGAAAGGTTTATCATGTCCTTTATCATTGACATTACACTTCGGAAACAAATCGAACTATCGGTACAGGATAAACAAAAGGAACTGGAAAGAGTTGCTGCTGCTCTCATTGCAACCAATGAAGAACTGGAAAAAAAAGTATCTGATCGCACCAAAGTACTTCAGGAGGCTATCAGGGAACTCGAAAAATCCAGGAATAAACTTAGTGATGCGCTAGAGAAAGAAAAGGAGTTAAATGATTTGAAATCCCGATTTATTTCCATGGCTTCGCATGAATTCAGAACACCATTAACAACTATTCTATCCTCTGCCAGTCTTATTTCAGAATACAATACTACTGAAAGTTTAGACAAACGCGTAAAACACATAAATAGAATTAAATCAGCGGTTAACAATCTCAATGATATTCTCAGTGATTTTCTATCTATCAGTAAGCTGGAAGAAGGAAAGGTGCATGCTGAATACAGGAATTTCAATTTAACAGATTTGGTAAATGAAGTGGTTTTAGATATGCAGATAAATGCGCGAAGCGGACAAAAAATCCAGTATGAACATAAAGGAGAAACAACGGTCTATCTGGATAGCAAGTTAATTAAAAACATCCTCATCAATTTAATCAACAATGCGATTAAATTTACCGGGGAAAATAAAAACATCTATATTAGAACCCGATGCGATGCCTACACCATTAGTTTTGAAATTCAGGATGAAGGCATTGGAATCAGCGAAGATGATCAGAAGCACTTATTTGAGCGCTTTTACAGAGGGAAAAACGCATTCAACATTCAAGGTACAGGACTTGGATTGCACATTGTAGGAAACTATGTTGACTTAATGAAGGGACATATTATTTTAAACAGCTTACTCAATAAAGGGACTACCATAAAAATAACCTTTCCAAATCAGAAGCATTAA
- a CDS encoding response regulator yields the protein MNKKILLIEDNEDVRENTAEILELAEYKVLTAPDGKEGVELARKELPDLIICDIMMPGLDGYGVLHLLSKDPQLSTVPFIFLTAKAERSDMRKGMELGADDYITKPFDKTELLNAVESRLKKAETLKKEYDKDLEGLGNFISDVAGAGALKRFLEGKKINHYRKKESIYLEGNYPNGLFFINSGKIKIFKTHEYGKELITDLLKEGDFFGYTTLLEENPYNESAEALEDAEITFIPKEEFQQMVFGNVSVTKNFLKILTKGVLDKQERLLDLAYSSVRKRTAEALVLLRDKYQAKEGEQFSIAIARDALANIVGTATESLIRTLSDFKEEKLIEIKDGKIKILDEKKLRNLKA from the coding sequence ATGAACAAGAAAATTCTATTAATCGAGGACAACGAAGATGTTAGGGAAAATACAGCCGAAATACTGGAGCTTGCCGAATACAAGGTACTCACTGCTCCCGATGGAAAGGAAGGTGTAGAATTAGCCAGAAAAGAGTTGCCCGATCTTATTATATGTGATATCATGATGCCCGGACTGGATGGTTATGGAGTATTGCATCTTCTAAGTAAGGACCCCCAGTTATCCACTGTCCCCTTCATTTTTCTAACCGCCAAAGCGGAAAGAAGTGATATGAGAAAAGGAATGGAATTGGGAGCGGATGACTATATCACCAAACCATTTGATAAAACTGAACTTTTGAATGCGGTTGAAAGCCGTCTTAAGAAAGCAGAAACTCTAAAGAAGGAATATGACAAAGACCTCGAAGGTTTAGGGAATTTTATCAGTGATGTAGCCGGAGCCGGGGCTTTAAAGCGATTTTTAGAAGGTAAAAAAATCAATCATTACCGGAAAAAAGAAAGTATCTATTTGGAAGGAAATTACCCCAATGGATTATTTTTCATTAATAGCGGGAAAATAAAAATCTTTAAAACCCATGAATACGGAAAGGAGTTGATAACAGATTTATTAAAAGAAGGAGATTTCTTTGGCTATACTACTCTATTAGAAGAAAACCCTTATAACGAATCGGCTGAAGCACTGGAAGATGCTGAAATCACCTTCATACCAAAAGAAGAATTTCAACAAATGGTTTTCGGGAATGTGTCCGTCACGAAAAATTTTCTTAAAATATTAACCAAAGGGGTGCTCGACAAACAGGAGCGATTACTTGATTTGGCCTATAGTTCAGTGAGAAAGAGGACAGCGGAGGCATTGGTCCTGCTTAGAGATAAGTACCAGGCCAAAGAAGGAGAACAGTTTTCTATTGCAATAGCACGGGATGCTCTTGCCAATATAGTGGGTACTGCCACTGAATCCTTGATACGCACACTGAGTGATTTTAAAGAAGAAAAACTCATTGAAATCAAGGATGGCAAAATCAAGATTCTTGATGAAAAGAAACTCAGGAATTTAAAAGCTTAA
- a CDS encoding heavy metal translocating P-type ATPase metal-binding domain-containing protein yields the protein MHRVNTDAKTQCYHCGEECLEDNVKFDAKDFCCPGCKLVYEVLSENNLCNYYQLDTQPGFTQSNPFVGERYAYLDDKKIESTLIKFRDKDTIHLRFHIPNMHCSSCIWLLEHLGKLENGILRSHTDFIQKELSIVYDPSHTSLRKIVEKLHQIGYPPELNLKQTDKSEKVVRSRSRIYKIGIAGFAFGNIMLLSFPEYFSGGTYHGEDFSRAFGYIILFLSLPVFFYSAGEFLENALLSFRQRTINIDVPIAIGIVAMFLRSSYEILSGSGPGYFDSMTGLVFFMLIGRNFQNKTYQWLSFDRDYKSYFPIAVSRIYSNRQEVVSVNELKVNDRIFIRNLEIIPADVLLISESAEIDYSFVTGESRPVRCEKGDRIFAGGRLNGNPAEVVVQQEVSQSYLTQLWNQSSGKQEYKSGFQKIVEKISRWFVVVTLLIAGGSFLYWYAIDFNRALHAFTSVLVIACACALALSAPFTFGNMIRILGKKGIYLKNTNVLEKLADIDTVVFDKTGTLTEAENATVEFDGIPLSPELKKAIADLANASSHPLSRILAKKLKDEGHTNSQLSNVVEKEGLGISGQSKQFFIRLGSSKFLNDSTTYPSGFQTTTVGLQVNGELLGYFKFHNRYRPSASPMVQKLKRDGYILSVISGDHEHERSRLATLIGQEEGLAFEQKPEDKVSYVVGLQQQGKKVMMVGDGLNDAVALLNSHVGLAVAEDINNFTPGCDGILLSKKFGSIGALLAFAKSGQRIIIISFIISLLYNFTGLWFAVQGTLSPVIAAILMPISTSSLVIYTVLASSYKARTLLKDA from the coding sequence ATGCATCGCGTAAACACAGACGCTAAAACACAATGTTATCATTGTGGTGAAGAATGTTTGGAAGACAATGTAAAGTTTGATGCGAAGGATTTTTGTTGTCCCGGATGTAAACTGGTGTATGAGGTACTTTCCGAAAACAATTTATGTAATTATTATCAATTAGATACACAGCCGGGATTTACTCAATCCAATCCATTTGTAGGCGAAAGGTATGCTTACCTGGATGATAAAAAAATTGAATCAACTCTCATTAAATTCCGGGACAAGGACACGATACATCTCCGTTTTCATATACCCAATATGCATTGCAGCAGTTGCATCTGGTTACTGGAGCATTTGGGGAAACTTGAAAATGGGATTTTACGCTCCCATACTGATTTCATTCAAAAGGAACTTAGTATTGTATATGATCCTTCACATACCAGTTTAAGAAAGATTGTTGAGAAGCTGCATCAAATCGGGTATCCTCCGGAGCTCAACTTAAAGCAAACAGACAAAAGTGAAAAAGTGGTCAGAAGCCGAAGTCGCATTTACAAAATAGGGATTGCCGGCTTTGCATTTGGAAATATTATGCTCTTGAGTTTTCCGGAGTATTTTTCCGGAGGAACTTACCATGGAGAAGATTTTAGCAGGGCCTTTGGTTATATCATTCTATTCCTTTCGCTACCCGTATTTTTTTACAGCGCCGGTGAATTCCTTGAAAATGCACTTTTAAGCTTCAGACAGCGCACTATAAATATTGATGTTCCGATTGCCATTGGTATTGTGGCTATGTTCCTCCGCAGTAGTTATGAAATACTCAGTGGCAGCGGTCCCGGATACTTTGACAGTATGACCGGACTCGTGTTTTTCATGCTTATCGGTCGGAATTTCCAAAATAAGACTTATCAATGGCTTTCTTTTGATCGTGATTATAAATCCTATTTCCCTATCGCGGTAAGCAGGATCTATAGTAATAGACAAGAAGTTGTTTCGGTCAATGAACTCAAAGTAAACGACCGGATTTTTATCAGAAACCTGGAAATTATTCCTGCAGATGTGCTCTTAATAAGTGAAAGTGCAGAAATTGATTATAGTTTTGTGACGGGGGAATCACGACCTGTCCGCTGTGAAAAAGGGGATAGAATATTTGCCGGAGGACGGTTAAACGGAAATCCCGCCGAGGTGGTTGTTCAGCAGGAAGTCTCACAAAGTTATCTGACGCAGTTATGGAATCAATCCTCAGGAAAGCAGGAATATAAAAGTGGATTTCAAAAAATAGTTGAAAAAATCAGTCGTTGGTTCGTTGTCGTCACACTTCTTATAGCAGGCGGCTCATTTCTTTACTGGTACGCTATTGATTTCAACAGAGCTCTTCATGCCTTCACCTCTGTACTGGTCATCGCCTGCGCCTGCGCCCTTGCATTATCAGCGCCCTTTACATTCGGCAATATGATACGAATACTTGGCAAGAAGGGTATTTACCTTAAAAACACCAATGTACTTGAAAAACTGGCCGATATTGACACCGTCGTTTTTGACAAAACAGGGACCTTAACCGAAGCAGAAAATGCGACGGTAGAATTTGATGGTATTCCTTTATCTCCGGAACTAAAAAAGGCTATTGCCGATCTGGCAAATGCATCCTCTCATCCATTAAGCCGGATACTGGCAAAAAAGTTAAAGGATGAAGGTCATACCAATAGTCAGTTGAGCAATGTAGTAGAAAAAGAGGGATTGGGCATATCCGGTCAATCTAAGCAGTTCTTTATCCGACTCGGCAGCAGTAAATTTTTAAATGATAGTACTACATACCCAAGCGGTTTCCAGACAACAACCGTTGGACTTCAGGTAAACGGTGAGCTATTGGGGTATTTTAAATTCCATAACCGGTACCGTCCTTCCGCCTCACCCATGGTTCAGAAATTAAAAAGAGATGGATATATACTATCTGTAATAAGTGGAGATCACGAACATGAGCGTTCCCGTTTAGCGACATTGATTGGTCAGGAAGAAGGATTGGCATTTGAACAAAAGCCGGAAGACAAAGTGAGTTATGTTGTGGGACTTCAGCAACAGGGAAAAAAAGTAATGATGGTGGGTGATGGATTAAACGATGCCGTTGCTCTTTTAAACAGTCATGTAGGATTGGCCGTTGCGGAGGACATCAATAATTTCACCCCGGGATGCGATGGGATTCTTCTTTCCAAAAAGTTTGGTAGCATCGGTGCATTATTGGCCTTTGCAAAATCAGGACAACGCATCATTATTATCAGTTTCATTATCTCTCTACTCTACAATTTCACCGGTTTATGGTTTGCTGTTCAGGGCACACTTTCACCGGTAATAGCCGCTATATTGATGCCTATCAGCACCAGCAGTTTAGTGATTTACACGGTATTGGCGAGTAGTTATAAAGCAAGGACATTGTTGAAAGATGCGTAA
- the ccoS gene encoding cbb3-type cytochrome oxidase assembly protein CcoS, which produces MSVILILITCSLLVAGGFLAGFLWSVRTGQFDDDISPAVRILFDDETVPKPIENKIKNPDNV; this is translated from the coding sequence ATGAGTGTAATCCTGATTCTTATCACTTGCAGCCTGTTAGTAGCCGGAGGATTTTTGGCCGGTTTTTTATGGTCGGTAAGAACAGGTCAATTCGACGACGATATTTCACCGGCCGTTAGAATACTTTTTGATGATGAAACTGTACCTAAACCAATAGAAAATAAAATAAAAAATCCTGACAACGTATGA